The sequence TTCCTGCGGCGGAACCAGCACCCACGCCCCAGTTAGTTCCTCCCATTCAAGAGGTTGACGTGGCGGCCCGCCTGCGTGATCCGATTGTCGAGATCCAGCTGAAAGATATGCCGCTCAACGAGTTCACCTCGTTTGTTACCCAAATGAGCACCGCTCCAGTCACGCTCGATCCGCTGGCCCTGGCCTATGCCGAGATCGGTGCGACGAAACCAATTTCGGTGCAGCAATCACAGACCTCCGTCGAAGGCATCTTACGCGCGGCCGTACATCCGTTTGGGCTGGATGTGGTTGCCACCCAGCATAGTGCCCGGCTGCAAATTACCCAGCCGCTCGATGGCCACGAGCGAACGATGCGGCTGCAAGTCGACGACATGGCCAGCGACGCCAAAGAAGTTGCAGACCTGGCTTACTTGTTAACCCGCCTGGTCGAACCGCTCTCGTGGAACCATTCCCGAGGCAAAGGGCTTTATCGTGTTGACCCCGACGCGATCATGATCACTCAAAACGAGGTCGCCCAATTCAAATCGATGGTCTTTTTGGAAAAAATGCGAGTCGCTCGTGGCTTGACTCCTAAGTCAAGCTATTCGCAAGACTTGTTCAACTTGAAATCACGGACCGACCAGTTGGCCCCTGCCTTAGGGAAATCCGTCAATCTACAGATTGTCGTCCCTACGCCGATGTACAAAGTGATCGATCAGCTTGAAAAGAAGACCGGGCTGGACATTCTCTGCGATTGGGATTCCTTGGCGCTGAACAAGCTCGGGCCAGCCACGCCAGTCACCCTGACGGCCTCGGGGACAACCGCCGGCGAAACGCTTAACCATTTCTGCAAAAGCTGGAAGCTGGCCGCGTTGCCGATCAATTCGCATACCGTACAACTGGTCAGTGAATCATCTGCGCCGGTGATGCCGTGGATCGAATTTTACGACATCCGCGAAATGAACCTGGGCAAGTCCCAAGCCACTGCAATGATCAACGCAGCCAAACGCGAGCTGAGCGATCTCCGCAAGACCGGCTACGGTGAAGTTTTGTACGATCCGGTCTCGAAACAACTACTTGCCCTGCTCTCGCAAGGCGACCACCAACGCCTGCGGCAAATTCTGCAGCGCAGGATGGCCCCTTAAATAGTGTTGCTGCCTCAGGGATCACAAAGCACACCGGGGCAGAAGAGTGCATCATCACCGATTACTCTCTTCTTCCCTGCGGCGTTCTTTGTGCCCTCTGTGGCGCATCGCTTCTTCTTAAACCTCGGCTCCACACTGAACACCAATGGCATTGGCAACCGCACGGCAGCGCTGCATGGTGGCGGCGAAGGTTGGCAAATCGAGGGATTGGTAACCGTCGCTCATCGCTTGATCGGGCTCTGGGTGGACCTCCACAATGATCCCATCTGCCCCGATCGCAACAGCAGCCACGCACATATCCGGCACTAACGCCGCGTGCCCGGTGCCGTGACTGGGGTCGATCACCACCGGCAAGTGCGTCTTTTGATGCAAGTACGAAACCGTCGCCAGCGGCAGGGTGAAACGTGTATGCGACTCGAACGTGCGAATGCCTCGTTCGCACAGCATCACGCGGGTGTTGCCCTCGTTCAGAATGTATTCGGCGGCCAGCAACAATTCGTCGATTGTAGCCGAAGGACCACGCTTCAAGAGAACCGCGCGATCGACGCGTCCTACCGCTTCTAACAAGCGGTAGTTTTGCATGTTGCGAGCGCCAATCTGCAAGACATCGGCGTACTTCGCCACAAGCTCAACATCTTCCGAAGCAACCACTTCGGTCACTACCGCCAGTCCGGTTTCTTCACGAGCAGTGGCCAGCATTTTTAGGCCTTCCTCTTTCAAACCCTGGAACGAGTAAGGACTCGTCCGCGGCTTGAACGCCCCACCCCGCAGTGCCGTTGCTCCGGCGGCCTTGACCGCTCTGGCCGTCTGCACGATCTGTTCTTCACTTTCCACCGAGCAAGGACCGGCCATCACACCGCACTTGCCGCTGCCAACTTCCAAGCTGCCTGCTTTGACCAGGGTTGGCTCTGGCTTGACTTCCAAGCTGGCGACCTTGTAAGGGGCCAAGATCGGCACCACTTTGGAAACGCCGGCGACCGTTTCCAAAGACTCGCGCATCTCTTCGCGTTTGTCCCCAATCGCGGCGATTACCGTCCGCTCGGTTCCCACAATAACGTGGGCTTTCAGCCCCATTCGCTCGACCTTATCGGCCGCTCGCTGAACTAACTCTTCCGTTGCATCTCGTTTCATAACAATGATCATGGCTTTCTCTTCCCAGGCTATTTTGGTGAGGTGTCAGGTAGTGTGTGATAAAGTTGGCGATAGAAACAAAAAAAGCCCTGAATCGCTTTCCGATTCAGGGCTTTTGGAGTTCTTGCGTTTGGCAGTTAGCAGTTTACACAGAATCCTCGGCCCTACTCGGAAAGTAGGGATAAAAGAAACCAAAGGTAAACTGCCAGCTATTCATGCCACTTATTATGTGCGCGTTTTCATTCATGACAAGCCCGAATCTGCTCCGGCGAGCAGAAATCGTACTTCGGACTATTGCCGTACCGACGATGCGGGAAGCATGCTACCGCCGGAAACCGCCACTACATGCGAGACATCCGCATGGCTAGTCGGGTTCATTTCGACTGCGGGAATCCGAATCGTAAACGCCGTTCCCATGCCCACCGTGCTTTGCACGCGGATCTTACCTTGGTGGGCCTCCACAATATCGCGACAGGCAGACAACCCGATGCCCGTTCCCCCTTTACCGGTCTCGTCCGGCCCACTTTTGGTGCTATAGAACGCATCGAAGATCTGCGGCAATTGGTCGCTCGGGATCCCCACACCATGGTCGCGGACCAGCAGATCGACCATGTTATCGGCCGCGTCATACGAGAGCCGCAAGATCAAACGTCCCCCTTGGGGCATCGCCTGGCGGGCATTGATCATCAGGTTCAACAGCACCTGTTGAATCTGATTGCCGTTGGCCTGGGCTAGGGGTACATCGTTGTTCTGGAAATCGACATCAATGCGATACTTGCGCATTTCTCGTTCCAACAGAACGAGCGTATCGTCCACGATCTTGGCCAGTTCGGTCGGTTCCATCCGGTTGCCCCGATTCTTGGCCATGGCCAGCACACCGGTGGTGATCTTGGCGGCCCGTTCTCCAGCGGCAGCGATCTTTTCGAAACAGTTGTTCCGCGTTTGATCGTCCTTGTGTCGCAAGCCCATTCGAGCATAGTTGATCACCGACATCAGCACGTTGTTAAATTCGTGCGTTGTGGTGCTGACGAGTTCTCCCATGGCGGTCAGTTTTTGGGCTTCCAACAAGCGGCGCTTTAGGATTTCGATTTCCTTAGCTTGTTGTTCGACAATTGACGATGGGTTGGCAGCATGCGAGTCGGTCATCCGTGAGCCTTCTGGCAATGTTTTTCTGGTTCTATGGGGAGAGCGGAAGAGCTAGCAGTCGCAGGGAACCTTGCTCCACAGAATCCTTTCTGCAGCAATCGGTTCCCTCTGTGGCAATTGCCCTTAGATATCTCTATCGTCGCTCGTGGCATGATCGCTACAATTAGCATCCGAACAACCGGCAGTCTTTATGGCTGCCTATTCAAGCTGCCTAGATTCTCGGAGTTCGCACGGATGCACACGCTCGACCTACTCGACCAGGCCATCGCCACCGCCAAAGACTTGGGATACCAAATCCGCCGCGAATGGCTCGACGGCCAAAGCGGGGGCGTCTGCGAAATCGGCAGCCAACGCTGGATCTTTCTCGATTTAAGCCTTTCTTCGCTGGAACAACTCGATCAGGTGCTGGAAGCCCTCCGGTCCGATCCCGCCCTCGCGCAAGCACCGCTATCGCCGCAATTAAGCCAAATCCTCGGCCGCACCCGCCGCGCGGCGTAACCTGCCGAAAAAGCCTGGCCGCCAGCAGAACGCCGACTTCCACCAAATCGTTGCAGACATTTGTCCCTAAGGTTAGGGTAATTGGAGACCACTCCCCCTATCCTTTTGCCTGCCGAGATCTTTTCATGCGCGCGTTAGCTTCCCTCGCGGTTTGTTTGCTTCTGTTTTGCTCGCTTGCGTTCGCTCAATTTAGTGGTGGCTTCGAGCCAACAAAGCCCCCTCCGCCTCCTCGCGAGATCCTGCTTACGGCGACCGATGAAATCTCGCAAATCATCCCCCAAAAGTCACCTGAGGGAACGTCCGATTCCCAAAAGGAAAAGGGGTTCTTTGCTCGGCTACTGACGCAGAAAACGAGCGTCCACTTCGACAATCTCCCGCTCGACGAAGCCATCAAGCAGCTCTCGCAGCAAACTGAAATCGATATCCGCATCGACCAGTTTGCCCTGGAAGAATTCGGCCTCAAGCCGTCCGTAAAAGTTTCGCTACAGCTAGAAGACGTTTCGCTCTACAGCGTGCTGAAATGGTTGCTGCATCCCAACGACCTGACATTCATCATTGATGCCGAATCGATCGTCATTACGAATGTTGAAAAAGCAGAAAACAACTTGAAGGTTACCTTCTATGCCATCCCAGAACTGATCGGCAACCCGGCCTTCTACGACGAGGTGATTGAAACGATGACGACCGTCATCGAGCCTGATTCGTGGGAAGAATTAGGCGGCCCAGGCTCGGTTGCTCCCTACAACAACGGCATCATGGTGACCAACACGAATGAAATTCATGTCTTAATCGACCAAATGTTAACCGGCTTAAAGCACTTTCAAACATTTCCCAACAATCCGTATCCCACGGCCAGCTATCCGTTAGGCTTATTCCCACAGCGGCAAAGTGAAATCCTCGCGCACCTTCATCAAGCAGAAGCCCTATCCCCTGAAGCTCCCCTCACCTGGGAAAATCTGCTAAAGCAGCTTCGCCAGCAAGCTCGCTGTCCCATCCATATCGATCAGCGGGGTCTCGAAGATATTGGCTTTCAAACCGAGGGAATGCTCATTCCTCAGCTACCGAAGGGATGCTCGCTCGCAAGAACCTTGGACATTGTCACCGAGGCGAATGAGTTAGGTTGGTTTGTTGCCGGCGACTTAGTCGTGATCTCCAATCAGGAAGAGGAGAAATCACACCTCGACATCGCCCTCTACCCAGTCCGCGACCTGGTATGGAAGGGGATGCATATCACCAATCCGCAGTTGCAAAATCGACTTCTTGCGAATGATTCGTTTCTCGTCGATCCTTGGGCAGAAGATGCCATCGCCCTTCTGCCAGACTACGATGCGATCATCGAAATGCTCACGACGACCATCAATCCTAGCTCATGGGAAGACTTGGGAGGCCCTGGTGGTCTCGCACCATTTACCTTGCATGCCGATTGCTTGGCGATATCTCAAACACAAGCGAACCATCAGGCCGTTCGGTTAGCCTTGTCGCAGATCCGAGAACAGCAGCAACCGGTCGACATCGAAAAGATGCTGGCCAATATCGCAAAGCACGAATCGGAATTGCTTATACGGTCCTATTCAGTAATGCGAAAATCGGCAGAGAACCCACTTTTCACTCCTAATGATTTAAAACAAATCGCAGAGTTAATCCAAGAACAAGTCGAGCCAGAAAGCTGGCGTCAAGAGCTTACGTACATCCGCCCTCTGGGTGACACAATCGTGGTACGCAACCGACGAGATGTTCAGCGCCAAGTTCAAGAGTATTTACGAGAAATGAGTGTCACACCGCCGCCTCAAGCGGTGGGATACTCTGGTTGCATGATGTCACCCAGTAGCTCTCGTTATCTCCCACCGCAACAAAGCACGCCCTCTTCCCCTCAACCAACGCCTGCCGTCCCGCAAGCCAATGCCCAGGGAGGCGGAGGCGTGTTTTAGTCCCTGGTTACTGCATATCCAGAAACATATAAATCAACTTCCGCCAAATCGTTGCAGGCAATTCTCCCCGCGGTTAGGGTAATGGGGTACCAGTCCCTTGCCCTACATGTTGCCGAGATGTTTCATGCGTGCGTTGGCTTCCCTGGCGGTTTGTTTGCTTCTGTTTTGCTCGCCTGCGTTCGCTCAATTTGGGGGAACTCACGACGGCCGCCCCCAAGAGCCCGTTCAGGTATCAACCATACATCTTCAGGCAGCGAACTATCCCGATCAGCAGGCGTCTCAGAAAGAAGCGGTCGTTCAGGCACTTTGCGAGAAAAAATTCGACCTCCAGCTAGTCGATACTCCTCTGGCCGAGTTCGTGAAGCAGTTGGAATCGAAGCTGGGCGTGCCGGTTCGGATGAATGTCCGTGCCCTTGAAGATCTAA comes from Bremerella cremea and encodes:
- a CDS encoding sensor histidine kinase is translated as MTDSHAANPSSIVEQQAKEIEILKRRLLEAQKLTAMGELVSTTTHEFNNVLMSVINYARMGLRHKDDQTRNNCFEKIAAAGERAAKITTGVLAMAKNRGNRMEPTELAKIVDDTLVLLEREMRKYRIDVDFQNNDVPLAQANGNQIQQVLLNLMINARQAMPQGGRLILRLSYDAADNMVDLLVRDHGVGIPSDQLPQIFDAFYSTKSGPDETGKGGTGIGLSACRDIVEAHQGKIRVQSTVGMGTAFTIRIPAVEMNPTSHADVSHVVAVSGGSMLPASSVRQ
- the aroF gene encoding 3-deoxy-7-phosphoheptulonate synthase, which gives rise to MIIVMKRDATEELVQRAADKVERMGLKAHVIVGTERTVIAAIGDKREEMRESLETVAGVSKVVPILAPYKVASLEVKPEPTLVKAGSLEVGSGKCGVMAGPCSVESEEQIVQTARAVKAAGATALRGGAFKPRTSPYSFQGLKEEGLKMLATAREETGLAVVTEVVASEDVELVAKYADVLQIGARNMQNYRLLEAVGRVDRAVLLKRGPSATIDELLLAAEYILNEGNTRVMLCERGIRTFESHTRFTLPLATVSYLHQKTHLPVVIDPSHGTGHAALVPDMCVAAVAIGADGIIVEVHPEPDQAMSDGYQSLDLPTFAATMQRCRAVANAIGVQCGAEV